A genomic region of Arachis hypogaea cultivar Tifrunner chromosome 5, arahy.Tifrunner.gnm2.J5K5, whole genome shotgun sequence contains the following coding sequences:
- the LOC114927767 gene encoding uncharacterized protein, giving the protein MEDTKSFTLSHGGKASWFDCHRRFLPINHPYRRNKNDFRKNKIESEEAPTRLSGLEIWKRIKGLEKISDNGKWIKSREYEKNVLDNIMNTVMDTDRTKDNEKARLDLAELCKRPDLHLRHVGDNCWSKPKAAYTLTSEQQQDVYRWVQQLRFPDGYASNLARCVSLSRGRFIGMKSHDCHIFMQCLLPTAFRELPTNIWKPLTELSQFFKDLCSTTLKVHDLEVMEQNIPIILCKLERIFSPGFFNVMEHLPIHLAYEARVCGPVQYRWMYPFERVIGAFKRTVKNRARVEGLICEAFLAKETSSFVSFYFEPHILSRRTREGRNDDGGDTIKASLSIFNRPGRKVGKVKDHWLDERDKAAAHLHILLNESKVSPFYMFWKETCPGESDDRFPPWFASYVQNQCNEIVDPGLQSLSWGPSNKATSYPIYKVNGYTFHTLVRSKGKKTDNTGVFVKGDIGNGESDWFGVLEDILELEYTGSDSNRVVLFKCQWYDPSRPNGTRIHNDYKITEVNHSKRYRHYDPFIVAQKAKQVYFLPYPGNCKSMWCVVVNTKPRGRIEINHVHVEEDEEGNDVAYQADESNPSRISDTEPPISLKSPFGEDRIVELSIGSSSGANKNDDDDVADFNDDIDF; this is encoded by the exons ATGGAGGATACCAAGTCTTTTACACTATCACATGGAGGCAAGGCATCATGGTTTGATTGTCATCGGAGGTTTTTGCCGATAAACCACCCTTATAGGCGCAATAAGAATGACTTCAGGAAGAATAAAATAGAAAGTGAAGAGGCTCCTACCAGATTAAGTGGTTTGGAGATTTGGAAAAGGATTAAAGGACTTGAGAAGATATCAGATAATGGAAAGTGGATCAAATCGCGAGAGTATG AGAAGAATGTGCTTGATAACATAATGAATACTGTTATGGACACTGATAGAACTAAAGACAATGAAAAGGCTAGGTTAGACCTGGCTGAATTGTGCAAGCGTCCAGATTTACATTTGCGGCATGTCGGTGATAATTGTTGGTCCAAACCTAAGGCAGCTTATACTTTAACTTCTGAACAACAACAAGACGTGTATAGGTGGGTGCAACAACTTAGATTTCCAGATGGTTATGCATCTAACCTTGCTAGATGTGTAAGTCTTTCCCGGGGGAGGTTTATTGGTATGAAGAGCCATGATTGTCACATTTTTATGCAGTGCTTGCTTCCAACTGCATTCAGAGAACTACCTACAAATATATGGAAGCCTCTTACCGAGTTAAGCCAGTTTTTCAAAGACTTGTGCTCAACCACTCTCAAGGTTCATGATTTAGAGGTTATGGAGCAGAATATTCCCATTATCCTTTgcaagttagaaaggatattttccCCGGGATTCTTTAATGTGATGGAGCATTTGCCAATTCATCTAGCATATGAGGCACGTGTGTGTGGACCTGTCCAATATAGGTGGATGTATCCGTTTGAACGGGTGATAGGAGCTTTCAAGCGAACAGTGAAAAATAGAGCAAGGGTTGAAGGTTTGATTTGTGAGGCTTTCTTGGCAAAGGAGACTTCAAGTTTTGTTTCTTTCTACTTTGAACCACATATCTTATCGAGGCGAACCCGTGAGGGAAGAAATGATGACGGCGGAGACACAATTAAAGCCTCTTTATCAATATTTAATAGACCTGGTCGCAAGGTTGGAAAAGTTAAAGATCATTGGTTAGATGAACGAGACAAGGCCGCAGCTCATTTGCATATTCTACTCAATGAAAGCAAAGTTAGCCCTTTCTATAT GTTTTGGAAAGAAACTTGTCCTGGAGAAAGCGATGACCGATTTCCCCCTTGGTTTGCATCATAT GTTCAAAATCAATGCAATGAAATTGTTGATCCGGGTTTGCAATCACTTTCTTGGGGTCCTTCAAACAAAGCAACAAGTTATCCAATTTATAAAGTAAATGGATATACATTTCATACCCTTGTAAggtcaaaaggaaaaaaaaccgatAACACCGGTGTGTTTGTTAAAGGTGATATAGGCAACGGGGAAAGTGATTGGTTTGGAGTATTAGAAGATATACTCGAGCTTGAATACACTGGTAGTGACTCTAATCGAGTTGTTTTGTTCAAATGTCAATGGTATGATCCAAGTCGTCCAAATGGAACACGTATTCATAATGACTACAAAATAACTGAAGTCAACCATAGTAAAAGATATCGCCACTATGATCCTTTCATTGTCGCCCAAAAAGCTAAACAAGTTTACTTCTTACCTTATCCTGGAAATTGCAAGTCTATGTGGTGTGTTGTTGTAAACACTAAACCAAGAGGTCGAATTGAAATCAATCATGTACATGTAGAGGAGGATGAGGAAGGGAATGATGTAGCTTATCAAGCGGATGAGAGTAATCCTTCTAGGATTTCTGACACCGAGCCTCCTATCAGTCTTAAGTCTCCATTTGGAGAGGACCGCATTGTTGAATTGTCCATTGGCTCTAGTTCTGGGGCTaataaaaatgatgatgatgatgttgcagACTTTAATGATGATATTGATTTTTAA